In Microbulbifer sp. THAF38, the sequence GAGCTGATGCAGGGCCTGGAAACGGCCTTTATGACGAGTATCCTGGGCTTGTTCCTGTCACTGGTTCTTCGCACTATCTTTCAATTGTTCAGTAAAGAGCAGCCAGCCAAAGCCACCTCAGATGACATCTTGATGGCAATTAATGGTCAGCGGCAGGATCTTGCCAAATTCCAGCAGAGTATAAGTGAAGAAGTTCTTCAATCGCTCACCGCTGTTGTTGAAAAATTTAATCAGGGTTTAAATTCACAAATGGGTGACAACCTGCAGCAGTTTATTCAACAGCTACAAGCAGTATCCCCCGTCCTACAAGCTTTAATCGACCAGCATGAGCAACATGCCGAGTTGGCTGCCATCTACCGTGAACAAACCACGTCCCTGCTGGTTGAAATTAATGGTGCCCAGGAAAATCTTCTACAACTACATCAACGTATTACTGAACTACCAGAAGTCTTTAATGCGATCCCTTCATTGGTGGAGCAGCAACGCGTTCACTCCGAACAAATTTCTGTAATGCTGAATGAACAGCAGGCATCCATTGAAATACTACAAAAATCGATCCCAGATATAGCGCCCAAATTCGAGTCTTTGACCAAAGGAATTGACAACGCCAACCAGCAACTGGGCACCCAAGTTAAACAATTGATATCCCTGAATGAAACCCAGACCAAAGTCTTTGAACAAAGAACCAACAGAGTTGTAGCTCTGGCCGATGTTCTCACCAACATCGACCCGAATCATTTCTCGAATATTATCCAAGAGACTGCCAACAATCATCGTGAGTCAATGGTTGAGCTCGCCCAGCTTATTGCCAAGACCCATCAGCAAATGATCACTGAATTATCCCAAGTGATCACTCGCGATTTATCCAATGCTGACGTGAGCATCAAAAGACAGTATGAATTGCTGGATCAACGCTTACATAGCGAAGTAGAGAGCGTAATGACAGCAATGGGCGAGGCACTGGGAACCTTGAGCGGTGAGTTCTCACGAGATTTTCGTCAGTTAATCCAACAAATGAAGAGAATCGACAACCAAGTGAAACAGGTCTCTGGAGAGGAGCATGTTTGAGGGCGCTCACTCCAGCAGCGAATCCAATGAAAGCCAATGGATCAGCCTATCTGACATGATGGCCGGCCTAATGATGGTCTTTCTCTGTATTGCCGTCTTCGTTATGCGCTCCCTAATAGACGAACGCGCCAAGATTCGAGAGCTTGCGGAGTCTTATCGAGATACACAGTTGGCTATCTATCAAACTTTACAGCAGGAGTTCTCTCAAGACTTGAATCGCTGGGGAGCCTCGCTGGATAAGCAAACCCTCGCTATCTCCTTTAATAATAGCGATGCGCTGTTCAAGACCGGGGATTTTGCCTTAAGTGACAATGCCCGTGAAATTATGTCCTCATTTGTACCCCGGTATATTGCGGCACTGACCCCCTATATGGACTCTATCGCAGCAATCCAAATTGAAGGGCACACAAGTTCTGAGTGGGGTGAGCAGTCGGCTCCTGAAGAGGGATACTTTCATAACTTGCGTCTATCCCAACAAAGATCAAGGGCGGTGATGCAGTATGCACACTCGCTGCTGCCATCAGATCAAGCAGTACTGGTGCGCGCAAAAGTTGCAGCCGTAGGCTACTCCTCTGCCCGCCCTGTACTCAATGACAATGGTATGGAGGATCCGGATCGCTCTCGTCGGGTTGCTTTCCGAGTTGTGCGGGATTCCGAAAGCCATATCCTGCAAATTCTTGAGGAGGCTTTGTGAAGCTAACCAATCTTCAGCCTATTCACAACCGCAAAACTCAAGAGCTGTCGTGTATCCTCAAACCCATCCCTCAGCCATCAAATACCAGTAGACCATGTCGAAACAGCTTGGCCAATGCTATTCGATCGGGGATTCAGCTGGACGCTTCAGACCTAGACAGGCTTACCTGTGGTTGGCGTTACCGAGGTATCCCGGTGTTTGCATTTGGCCTTGAGCCCACCCCTATCACACAGGTTGATTCTTTTGGGCTAATTCACGTTTCTCCCAAATGCCCCACAGTCAGCAACTATCAGGGACCTCTTTGGGTGAGTAGCGACTTCTCTGCTGCGCAAAAGGCCTTTCCGCAAGATGAACTAAAGCCCTGCCCTCACTGCTTGCGACACCTTTATAGCCTGGACATCGCAGACTTACTGCATAAAGACCGCTTCGGAAATGTTACCGATATCGACTGGTTAATTTATGCACGATACTTTGCCGGCCATTTTTTTGACACTCAGCCATTATTCTGGCGAAACGGTGAACGTCCGCAGAGGGTAGACTCACTGTTTAGCGCTGATATCCCAAAGTACGCTTGTTCAATATGCCAATGTCAGATAAAGGCTAGTAACTGGGCGCTGAATCCAGAATTAGCCGTACGGAGTGAACTTCCAAGAGAGATTTGCCTGCCCTGCGCTGAAAGGCGCGCCCGTGCCATAATAATGGCATCTCCACAAGAAGCGTTACGTGCAGCAACATTGCGCTATGAGTCCCTTATTAAACAGCTGGGTAGTGAACCCCAAGCATCCTGGGCAATCGCCGAGCAAGTAGTCCCCGCCGCTTGGCTGCCTCTGATCCAGAAACTGAAAACTCTGATGGGCCCACCCAAGGTATTTCAACTAATCGCCCCTCAGGTGCTTGCCGTTTTGTGCTGGCCCAGCATGAAACGCGCCATCATTGCTGATACCCCCAAAGAAGCAATGCTCCCCTCAAACTATTCGGTATGGAGGAAAATCCAAATTGAGCAAGAGCTTGGCCTCAGCTAACTAAAAAGCGTACCGTGCTGGGTATAGGCATATAGCTCGCGCCCCCCTGGGATTTATCTTTTTAGAAATCATTCATGCAGTGAACCTTAAGGGGGCTGGCTACGGACGGTAAGGAGGCAAGAAGTATTCTTAGAGCGGATGGGCCTAGCAAGCAAAAAATAAACACGGAACCTTATCACCCAAACGAACAAGCTCTGTTAAATATTTATTTTTAATACAAAAAATCAGGAAAACTTAAATTTCATACCTGCCAGTTATAAGCCAGCATAAAATCTCTAAAGAAATCCAAGCCGCATAGGACAGGCAAGTGCACAAGCAAACGGAACGATAGCCACCTTAATCACCCCTCTATTAAGTACACTCAATAGATCCCATTCGTACCCTATTGTTTCTAGAAAGACCAACCTCTAAAGCCCCCAGAAGATAAAGATCACGCCATTAGGTTTGGAGCAAAATTTACAAAAGGATTTTGACTTCACATTTTCAAACTGAGATATTAAGCAACATCACTTAAGAAACATCTTAAGTAACTGAATGACGCGCAATGAGCCTGACAAGCGCCCTTCAGCGGTTAAAAATATCGGTAACTTTTAGAAGCCCAGGGGCAAACTCCCTAAAAATAAACACTCATTATCGATAGAAATATTCTTACGGAAATGCCACTGCCGTGTGGCTTCATAAAACCCCCAACTCACCAAAATTACTTATGACAAGCGTCACACCACTGAATAGAGGTCAAGGATGAAGCTGGGAGTTTTACTTTTTGAAGAATTTGAACTGCTTGACGTGTTTGGCCCCTTAGAAATGCTGGGTCAAGTAGATAACCTTAGCATTGAGCTTATATCTAAAAATGCGGGGCCAGTATATTCAGCTCAAGGGCCCGCAACCATCACACAAAAAGATTTTCGTGACAGTACTGAATACCAAATCATTTTGATTCCTGGGGGCATTGGCACAAGAAAGGAAGTGCATAATTTTATTATGATTGACTGGATCGCAAGAAAGGCCAAAAGCGCCAACTATATTACTTCTGTTTGTACTGGTAGCGCCTTACTGGCCAAGGCAGGCATACTGAATGGCAAAAAGGCCACTACAAATAAATTAGCATTTTCTTGGGCGTGCTCACAAAGTGAACAAACGGACTGGGTTGCAAAAGCACGCTGGGTTCAAGATGCTAATATTTTTACATCATCTGGGGTATCCGCAGGCATTGATATGGCTCTAGCTCTCATCAAAGAAATTTGGGGCGAAATGAAAGCGAACGAAATAGCAGATAGAGCAGAATATAAATGGAACCAAAATCCTGACATTGATCCATTTGCAATTAAGTATGGGCTAACTTAGCGAGGTATCACGTTTACGCTAGCATCCATAGAAAGCAAATCGAAACCTAAGCCAAACATGCAAAATAGATCTACAGAGAAATATAAAGCTAGAAACTTCATAGGAACAACCAAACCCTTAAAAAGGCAAATAAAAAAGATAAATGGAATTTCTCTTAACCCAGCCATCATAACCCACCAGCAACTGCATGGATCTATCATGAAAAATCAAGAAATAAAAAAAATTGAAACTCTCCTGGAAGACTGGGTCGAGTCTACACGACACGATCGAAAGGACAACATTTTAAGCAATCACTTACCAGATGCAATTATCTTCGATGTGCTTGCACCGCTACAATATCAAGGTGCGAAAGCTTATAGAGAAAGCTTTGATGAATGGCAGCCTCCCTTTAAAATCCCCTCGCTATTTGAGTTGAGTGAATTAAAAATTACCGCAGGGGATAAAACAGGATTTGCTCACTGCCTTATTAACTGTGGCGGCACTCTTCCTGATGGCAAGGAAGTTCGTGATACTGTTCGAGCAACCTTCTGTTTTATTAAGACTGAGGATTCCTGGCAAGTTGCGCATCATCATATTTCTACGCCAGCCAAGCTTGAATAGTTAAGTTCACAACATAGGATTACTAAAAAACATCGAACCACTGACATGCTTTTATACTGAGTGCATTTTATACAGTATCATGCTATGGGAGTGATCTTTTTTCCACTTTGCTGCTCTCCCCCTGTGACCAAGGTTAGCAGCACTAAATCCCAGTACACCATATTACTAGCTAAAATAGACACTTCCATTTAGCTTTGTGGAAACAATAGTTTCTTTATATGAGCGGAGCTCAAAATTTAAAAACATATGAAATAGATATCAAGCATAACTTAAGCAGCGAGATTGATTAATCAATCTCGCTATAAAAAATTCAATTTCAACAGCTCGAGATTCTGCTCTCCTACCAATCAAAACTCAGTTACAGTCTCAACTAGATATAATTACAAAGCACGCTAAATTTCAGCCTTAAATACCCCAAAAGGCTATCTGCCATTCTCTTACTTTTCAGTCATATCGATTACACCGAACATATTACTAATATTTGCCACTCTATTAGCTGGCGACAAAGTCACATAGATTACCCTAGATTCTCACAATAACCGACACACTTGGCGATAGCGAAGGAGGCCAGCTGGTTGTAGGCTAGTAAGCTTCCACACAAACAAGCCAGGAACCTCATGGGAACCCGTACCAACCAGCTGACCTTGAAAGAACGATACCAGATTGAGGTCCTTAATGGGCAGAACTATTCAGCCCGAGCCATTGGACTACGCCTCAATAGATCCAATAAGACCATCTCTCGTGAGCTTGGTCGTTACAGCCCTTACTGTGCCGAGAGTGCCCACCGTCAGGCACTGCAACGACGGCACGGAGCTATTAAACATACCAAGCTCGACTTTGCCATGCAGGTACAAATCGACCACCAGCTGAAAAATGCAAGTCCTGAACAAATCGCTGGGCGAATGCAGCTTGAGAGGTGTGCGAAAACGGTTAGTTGTTCAACAATTTACCGCTGGGTCAGTCGACTTAACTGGAGGTCACGTCTGCCAAGGAAAGCCAAACCTTATCAGAAACGGGCAGGTTCCGAGGCAGGCGTAAAGCTTATTCCAGAGCGCATAGATATTGATCAAAGACCTGCGATTGTCGATGAAAACACTGAGATCGGTCACTGGGAAGGCGATACAGTTTATGGTCAAGATGGCTATCTGGTGACACTGGTTGAACGAGTTTCCAAATTATTGCTCACTCGCAGAGTCCCAAATAAGAGCAAGAAAACAGTGAGCCGGGCGATCAAGCAGATGTTGAAGCCATATCAGGCCATCTGTAAAACCATCACCTTCGATAATGGAGGAGAATTTGCAGGTCATCAATCGATTGCGCAGAAGCTAGGATGCAGAATATATTTTGCGAAACCTTACCACTCTTGGGAACGCGGGCTGAACGAAAACACTAATGGCCTTTTGAGGCGCTTCTTCCCAAAAGGAGTGGAAATTGGCAAGATACCAAAAAGCCGTATTGATGACGCAGTGTTTCGAATCAATACTCGACCTAGGAAAGTACTAAATTACTTGAGCCCGCTGGAATTTTTGGCGGGTAAACGTGTGTCACTTATGTTGGCAATCTAGGTACATTCGATCAATAAATTTATTCAGCAATACTATCAAACTAAGTAGGCTGTAAGACATCCAATAAAATTTATAAGCATGCAGACAGCCCTCACCCCTGGCTCATAAGCTCCTTGTAAAGCATAATTTATATATTAATGTTTAATCTTGCAGGCAAGAGCAACAGGGTTGCGTGGGAATTTCTGATGAACCTAAATCAAGTAACACTTCCAGTATCAAACATGGATGAGGCTACACATTTTTACCGTGAAATGGGCTTTGTTCAAATAGTCGATACACCTCATTATGCTAGATTCGAGTGCCCCGATGGAGATGCTACTTTCTCACTAACCCTTTCGAGCAATTCTACAGAGAATTCGGCTGTAGTTTATTTTGAACATGAGAAATTGGACTCCTGGGTCAGGGAGCTAAAGAGAAAAGGCTTCATCTTTTCTGAAGACCCAAAAGATCAACCTTATTTATGGCGTGAGGCGGTCCTTTTTGACCCAAGTGGCAATAAGCTGAAGCTGTATTGGGCTGGTGCAAACCGTAAGAATCCACCTTGGAGAGTAGAGCGCCGTCTATAGTCTTGGTGCTCTCAAACCAATGATGACAGTCGGTAAAGAATAGAAATAATGAAAAGGGACAGCGGGCTAAACGTTGATTGGCCCACCCCTAGTACACTGCTAGAGGCGGGCAAGAATTGGATTCTTTTTTGAGTATCGAAGTAATCAGCGGCGGGCAGCGAAAATACCACCGGCCATCACCGCCAATGAGGAGAGCATCCCCACGCCGACCAAACTATAAAGACTAATTGACTGACGAGCGGCTTCACTGAGCACCTCGCCGAATGGAAACTGCCAGGCAACGATGCCCGAGGCCGCCAGTACGGCGATATACTGAAACCGGCTGGCGCGACGCTCATTATGCTTGGTGGGAGCGGGCAGCTTGGCCATGACGCTTTCACAAAAACCGTCATCGTCCAGGTAGGGTTCATCGAACTGCAGCTGCTCTGCCAGCCATGCATCGAACTGTGGGTCTTTGCCCTCTATAGCTAAATCGCCCAAGGCATTACCTTTCGTATTGCGCTGCTCAAAGTTAACCATTGACCACCTCCTCGCGCCACGGCTGTAACAAGCTCTGAAGCTTTGCCCGCGCGCGGTTGACATGGGATTTTACCGTACCAAGCGGCAACTTCATAATACTCGCCGCTTCCTCATGGGAGAAGCCCCGCTGCATGCACAGATGTATCGCCTGGCGCTGGGCATCGCTAAGGGAGTCCATTGCGGAGTTCAGATCTCTAGCCATGCCCAAACGTTGGGACTCTTCCACTGTCTCTTCCGCCTGAGCCCTATCGACCGCTTCCTGGTCCACCTCTGGGGCGTTCTTGCGTTTGTGGCTCATGACGAGATTGTAGGCGATACGGTACAACCAGGTGCTAAACCGGGCATCTCCCCGAAATGCCGGCAGCGCCTTGTAGGCCTTAATAAAGGCTTCTTGCGCCATATCGTCTGCCAGGCCCTGGTCGCCATCACACAGCTGACGGAGCGAGAATCGCAGCTGAGATTGATAGCGACGAACCAGCTGGGCATAAGCCCGCTGGTCCCCGTCTTCGACGGTGCGCCTGATCAAATCCTCATCATTGAGGTCCATATTCCGGTCCTTACGCCTGCTTGTTATCGAGCTTCCAGTTGATAAAGCGGGCCAGGCCGATAAATAACGGAATCAAACCCAGGCTACCTACCCCTACCCCAGCCATCGCAGAAAGCCAGATAAACACCGCAGCTCCTACCGCAATCAGAGTAAAACCTTTATCTGCGGAATTGTTGGGAGTGTTGCCTTCCAGCATATCCAGCATTTCCGATGGCACATCGCGACCTTCTGCCACCATGCGATTGATGTTTTCCATCACCAGCTGCTTTTTGCGGTAGCTGTTGCGGGTTACCAGCCACACAATCAGTACCGGCATACCGAACACACACAGCAGAGCCAGTACTGGCAAAGTCACCACTTGGTGGAAACCAGAATCTGAGTGAGACTCCTCCCAGCTCTTATGAGAAGCGTCATATTTCTTGGATAAACCGATCTCTACATTGTCTGGCACACGGTCTAGGGCCTCTTCGGCCACCCGCCCACGCTCATCGAGAATGCCCTTGCGTTCGAGCTTCTCAATAATGCGTTGACTCAAGGGGCCACCAAACTCAGCCCCTAGGTCCACCTGAACCTCGCTGCGCTCACCGTCCTCTCCTTCAGTTTTGATCGTGAGCACCCCCTTTTCATCACGCATAATGCGTACACGTGAATCTGGTTTGGGTACCTCACTTTCCATAGCTGGCGGCTTCGGCGGCTCGGGGATAGTGTTGCTATCATCCTGTGCCCAGCTGCCCATAGCGGTAAAAGTTACTGCCAGCGCTGCCAGCCAGCAGGTAACTGCCCGCAAGGATTGTGAATTTCTCGCTCTCATTAGTTACTCTCTAATCGTTGTCTTTTTGTACTGTTAAACCGTCGGCTCGGGGAAACCGTGTAATGCTACATAACCGTAATGCGGCCTCGGCTATAGGGCCCAGGGGTAGCACCTTGGGGAGCTCTCTCCTCAGCAATTCGCACCGGATAGGGGAGTCCGCCACCCTCAACCTCACTGCGAACCTTGCACTCATTGAGCTTTTGCAAAAAGTGCTGGTCCGTCTTCTCGGTGAGCTGTCTATGGATATCATCCACAGAGAATCCCAGCTCGGCCGCCCTGGCCTGGCCGGCCTGCATGCCACCAAGCGCCAATATCAGTACGGCGCAAAATTGTACCTTCTTAAATGATCCCGCAGTAAACATTGTGACCTCCAGATCGCTTTTCCTTGTACACCTCTATGACGGGGCCAGAAACGATTTTGGATGCAAGCGCAAAAATATTTTTTTGACTCCTCCTTTAGAGAGTTCTCGTCCTTACTCAGCTGGACCATCAAGTACAAATGTCGTAATAATCGGCCCATCATCGCTGAGGAGCCCATTGATGCCTGATATCAAGGAAATACTGACCTTCTGGTTTGGTGATCCCTCTCTGGATCACCGCCCCACTGAGGAACTGCAAAAGCGCTGGTTTTCGGCTGATCAGAAGCTGGACCGGCAAATGGCAGAAGACTTCGCTGAGATCACCAATTTGGCCATAGAGGGTAAGTTGGATCATTGGCGCCAGAGCCTTATGGGTAAGCTGGCCCTTTTGCTGCTGTGCGATCAGTTCGCCCGCAATATTCACCGCGGCACCTACCTTGCCTTCAAAGGAGATACCCTGGCTCTCGAAATCAGTGAGACGATTCTGCAGCGGGGAGACGAGCAAAAGCTCGGGTTGTTTCAGCAGGTTTTTGTCGGCATGCCCCTGGAGCACAGCGAAAAACACTCAATCCAGCAGCGCTCCGTGGCATACTTCGCACAATTGCAGAAGCAGTACGGGGGTGATGAGGCCATCGCTCCTTATCTCGCCACCCACTACCGATATGCCCTGGCCCACCAGGAGATTATCGAGCAGTTTGGTCGCTTTCCGCATCGCAATGCGGCCTTAGGCCGCGATTCCACAGAAGATGAGAAGTATTGGCTGGCACAAGGGGGCGGCTTTAAATAATGGATTTACTCGGATGGTTATCACTTGCGGGCATCTGCGCCCTCGGCGCCATGTCCCCAGGCCCTAGCTTATTAATCGTAATGCGTTGCTCGGCCTCCGGCCTGCAACAGGGCCTCGCCAGTGCCATAGCCCACGGTGCTGGGGTTGCCGTTTACGCTGCTCTGACAGCCTTCGGGCTCGCGGTTCTGATCACCAGCTCCCCCCTACTGTTCAGCATCCTGCAATGGGGCGGCGCGGCTATGTTGGTATACCTGGGCTGGAAGGCCTTCAGGGCTCCGGCTCCCGGCTCGGGAACCACACAGCTGGAAGCCCCCCACCTAAGTGTTCGCCGCTCAATCCTTCAGGGTTTTGGGGTCGCCTTCTTTAACCCCAAGATTGCAGTATTCTTTACCGCCCTATTCAGCCAGTTCGTCTCAGAACAGCAGGCCCTCACCACCAAACTGGGGATGGCTGCCATGGTGTCTGGGGTAGACACTCTCTGGTATTGCATCGTTGCCCTGGCAGTCCATGCCAGCCGCAAACGCCAGTTGGTTAGCAAGCATCTCGGCCACCGTATCCAGCAACTGTTTGGCTTACTCCTGATCGGCCTAGCCGCGCGCCTGGTACTCACTATTTAATGGCTGGGCGCTGCGCGCCCATTCACCTCTCTTTCCGAGCCCACCAGGCTCGTCTCTTACTACTCGCAAGCAACGATCAACAGCGCCCGAGAAAAAAGCAGGCCCGAAAACGGGCCTGTATAGTGCGGAGTTTGCAGCCGGGATGCCTGGGGGGTTACATCCGGCTGCAGGTGTGCATTATGACAGTTGTGACATGTCCCTGCGGGCAAACCATCGCAATGGTGACTCTCTTGAACGCAATTAAATAGACGCCACTTCGATCTCGGTCACCATTGACACTGAATATTTATACAGTTACCGTATGGCCATACAAACAAACTGGAATGTCTGAAGGGCAATTGGGAGGCATATCATGGCCGTAGTAGCTGTTTGGAAATGCGATCGAGACGGAGCAATGTTCGACAACAAAAAAGATGCTGAAGAACACGATAAGATGCTGGAGCTTGCTGCCAACATTACCACGCTAATTGAGCGCAGTATTGAAGGCATTGACGAGCAGGTGAGCGAGGAAATTGGCCTGCTGCTGGCCAAGCGTCGCGATTCACTGGCCAAAGCTTGCAAAGGCAAACCAGAAGTTCTGCTGGAAGAAGAGGTTAACAGCGAAGAGTCCTCAGACGAAACTGTTACCCCCTTTGCCGCGAACCAGTGAAAACTACCTGAAGAATTTTCCGGTAGAAGTTTAAAGTTTCATCCCTGTACTCTGCCCGGTTAACCGGGCTTTTTTGTTAGGCTTCAGAAGCTTTCTGAAGCCTCTTATCAAATAATAATCATCAGTCGCCAGAGATATTCACCTGGAATTCTCACTAATGGCACTGCTGCTTTTACAGGGACTTTACCGATATCACGATATTGATCACCGCAAGGGCAAGTATCACCAGCCAACTGATCAATGTACCCAAAAAGCGCCCAGTATGGGTGCCGCCCTTGCCTGCAGTCAGGCCATACGCATGAAAAATTCGGGATAGCAAAAATGCTATTCCAAAAACATGCAGCCACAAACCGGGCAACCCTCCCAGCTCCGCAAGTAGCAGAAGCAGCAGTGCAATGGGGGTATATTCCACCGCATTCCCATGCACACGCACACGAATCTCATTAAAACGATCATCGCCAGTACCGATACCCACCCGCTTGGCACGACGAAACTGAACCACGCGGCCCGCCAGGTAGATAATCAGGATTGCACAGAGACTCGCATACAGCGCTGTAATATTCAC encodes:
- a CDS encoding YebG family protein — encoded protein: MAVVAVWKCDRDGAMFDNKKDAEEHDKMLELAANITTLIERSIEGIDEQVSEEIGLLLAKRRDSLAKACKGKPEVLLEEEVNSEESSDETVTPFAANQ
- a CDS encoding LysE family translocator; the protein is MDLLGWLSLAGICALGAMSPGPSLLIVMRCSASGLQQGLASAIAHGAGVAVYAALTAFGLAVLITSSPLLFSILQWGGAAMLVYLGWKAFRAPAPGSGTTQLEAPHLSVRRSILQGFGVAFFNPKIAVFFTALFSQFVSEQQALTTKLGMAAMVSGVDTLWYCIVALAVHASRKRQLVSKHLGHRIQQLFGLLLIGLAARLVLTI
- a CDS encoding MAPEG family protein; its protein translation is MVNITALYASLCAILIIYLAGRVVQFRRAKRVGIGTGDDRFNEIRVRVHGNAVEYTPIALLLLLLAELGGLPGLWLHVFGIAFLLSRIFHAYGLTAGKGGTHTGRFLGTLISWLVILALAVINIVISVKSL
- a CDS encoding nuclear transport factor 2 family protein produces the protein MKNQEIKKIETLLEDWVESTRHDRKDNILSNHLPDAIIFDVLAPLQYQGAKAYRESFDEWQPPFKIPSLFELSELKITAGDKTGFAHCLINCGGTLPDGKEVRDTVRATFCFIKTEDSWQVAHHHISTPAKLE
- a CDS encoding MotA/TolQ/ExbB proton channel family protein: MTQFFYHWLTKLSAEQVTDTFLIVMLALGAIALVVYPFGKFSRFVKEVPSLLTALGILGTFIGIILGIYGFDLADIDTSISELMQGLETAFMTSILGLFLSLVLRTIFQLFSKEQPAKATSDDILMAINGQRQDLAKFQQSISEEVLQSLTAVVEKFNQGLNSQMGDNLQQFIQQLQAVSPVLQALIDQHEQHAELAAIYREQTTSLLVEINGAQENLLQLHQRITELPEVFNAIPSLVEQQRVHSEQISVMLNEQQASIEILQKSIPDIAPKFESLTKGIDNANQQLGTQVKQLISLNETQTKVFEQRTNRVVALADVLTNIDPNHFSNIIQETANNHRESMVELAQLIAKTHQQMITELSQVITRDLSNADVSIKRQYELLDQRLHSEVESVMTAMGEALGTLSGEFSRDFRQLIQQMKRIDNQVKQVSGEEHV
- a CDS encoding DUF6249 domain-containing protein, producing MRARNSQSLRAVTCWLAALAVTFTAMGSWAQDDSNTIPEPPKPPAMESEVPKPDSRVRIMRDEKGVLTIKTEGEDGERSEVQVDLGAEFGGPLSQRIIEKLERKGILDERGRVAEEALDRVPDNVEIGLSKKYDASHKSWEESHSDSGFHQVVTLPVLALLCVFGMPVLIVWLVTRNSYRKKQLVMENINRMVAEGRDVPSEMLDMLEGNTPNNSADKGFTLIAVGAAVFIWLSAMAGVGVGSLGLIPLFIGLARFINWKLDNKQA
- a CDS encoding OmpA family protein — its product is MFEGAHSSSESNESQWISLSDMMAGLMMVFLCIAVFVMRSLIDERAKIRELAESYRDTQLAIYQTLQQEFSQDLNRWGASLDKQTLAISFNNSDALFKTGDFALSDNAREIMSSFVPRYIAALTPYMDSIAAIQIEGHTSSEWGEQSAPEEGYFHNLRLSQQRSRAVMQYAHSLLPSDQAVLVRAKVAAVGYSSARPVLNDNGMEDPDRSRRVAFRVVRDSESHILQILEEAL
- a CDS encoding sigma-70 family RNA polymerase sigma factor; the encoded protein is MDLNDEDLIRRTVEDGDQRAYAQLVRRYQSQLRFSLRQLCDGDQGLADDMAQEAFIKAYKALPAFRGDARFSTWLYRIAYNLVMSHKRKNAPEVDQEAVDRAQAEETVEESQRLGMARDLNSAMDSLSDAQRQAIHLCMQRGFSHEEAASIMKLPLGTVKSHVNRARAKLQSLLQPWREEVVNG
- a CDS encoding DUF924 family protein; its protein translation is MPDIKEILTFWFGDPSLDHRPTEELQKRWFSADQKLDRQMAEDFAEITNLAIEGKLDHWRQSLMGKLALLLLCDQFARNIHRGTYLAFKGDTLALEISETILQRGDEQKLGLFQQVFVGMPLEHSEKHSIQQRSVAYFAQLQKQYGGDEAIAPYLATHYRYALAHQEIIEQFGRFPHRNAALGRDSTEDEKYWLAQGGGFK
- a CDS encoding VOC family protein gives rise to the protein MNLNQVTLPVSNMDEATHFYREMGFVQIVDTPHYARFECPDGDATFSLTLSSNSTENSAVVYFEHEKLDSWVRELKRKGFIFSEDPKDQPYLWREAVLFDPSGNKLKLYWAGANRKNPPWRVERRL
- a CDS encoding DJ-1/PfpI family protein translates to MKLGVLLFEEFELLDVFGPLEMLGQVDNLSIELISKNAGPVYSAQGPATITQKDFRDSTEYQIILIPGGIGTRKEVHNFIMIDWIARKAKSANYITSVCTGSALLAKAGILNGKKATTNKLAFSWACSQSEQTDWVAKARWVQDANIFTSSGVSAGIDMALALIKEIWGEMKANEIADRAEYKWNQNPDIDPFAIKYGLT
- a CDS encoding IS30 family transposase gives rise to the protein MGTRTNQLTLKERYQIEVLNGQNYSARAIGLRLNRSNKTISRELGRYSPYCAESAHRQALQRRHGAIKHTKLDFAMQVQIDHQLKNASPEQIAGRMQLERCAKTVSCSTIYRWVSRLNWRSRLPRKAKPYQKRAGSEAGVKLIPERIDIDQRPAIVDENTEIGHWEGDTVYGQDGYLVTLVERVSKLLLTRRVPNKSKKTVSRAIKQMLKPYQAICKTITFDNGGEFAGHQSIAQKLGCRIYFAKPYHSWERGLNENTNGLLRRFFPKGVEIGKIPKSRIDDAVFRINTRPRKVLNYLSPLEFLAGKRVSLMLAI